Proteins from a genomic interval of Parvivirga hydrogeniphila:
- the gyrB gene encoding DNA topoisomerase (ATP-hydrolyzing) subunit B, with translation MAVSNSSYSGKDIQVLEGLEAVRKRPGMYIGSTGPKGLHHLVYEVVDNSVDEALAGFCTTIEVIIHPDNSVTCIDNGRGIPVDNVPKYRKPAVEVVLTILHAGGKFGGEGYKVSGGLHGVGVSVVNALSKRLEVEVKRDGKVWQQVFERGKPTGPLRAVGKSRATGTKITFWPDPEIFETTEFSWDTLATRLRETAFLNKNLKITLVDERELEPRREEFRYAGGIVDFVRYLNEKREALHAKPIYFETEGPEGAVEVAMQWTTGYTETVLAFANNINTHEGGTHLEGFKNALTRTINDYARKQGLLKEKDENLAGEDIREGLTAIISVKLREPQFEGQTKTKLGNTEMRSFVQTAVTQALTDYLEEHPKPARLIVTKAAQAAKARAAARKARELTRRKGLLESTTLPGKLADCSIREAELTEIFLVEGDSAGGSAKQARDRSFQAILPLRGKILNVEKANINRALASEEIQALITALGTGVADDFDIEQARYHKAIIMTDADVDGSHIRCLILTFFYRYMREMIERGYVYIAQPPLYKVTIGKKHEYAYNDKQLQEILARLPEGTKYTLQRYKGLGEMNPEQLWETTMDPERRTLLKVTLDDALAAEEAFVDLMGEQVEPRKEFIQRHAKNVRFLDV, from the coding sequence GTGGCAGTCTCGAACAGCTCGTACTCAGGCAAGGACATCCAGGTCCTCGAAGGCCTTGAAGCGGTCCGGAAACGCCCGGGCATGTACATCGGCTCCACCGGCCCCAAAGGGCTCCACCACCTCGTGTACGAGGTGGTGGACAACTCGGTCGATGAGGCCCTCGCGGGCTTCTGCACCACGATCGAGGTCATCATCCACCCCGACAACTCCGTCACCTGCATCGACAACGGCCGCGGCATCCCGGTCGACAACGTTCCGAAGTACCGCAAGCCGGCCGTCGAGGTGGTGCTCACCATCTTGCACGCAGGCGGCAAGTTCGGCGGCGAGGGATACAAGGTCTCAGGCGGTCTGCACGGCGTCGGCGTGTCCGTCGTCAACGCGCTCTCGAAGCGGCTCGAGGTCGAGGTCAAGCGCGACGGCAAGGTCTGGCAGCAGGTCTTCGAGCGCGGCAAGCCCACCGGACCGCTGCGGGCGGTGGGGAAGAGCAGGGCCACCGGCACGAAGATCACGTTCTGGCCGGACCCCGAGATCTTCGAGACCACGGAGTTCTCATGGGACACGCTGGCGACACGGCTTCGCGAAACGGCGTTCCTGAACAAGAACCTGAAGATCACCCTCGTCGACGAGCGGGAACTCGAGCCGAGGCGCGAGGAGTTCCGCTACGCGGGCGGCATCGTCGACTTCGTGCGTTACCTCAACGAGAAGCGCGAGGCGCTCCACGCCAAGCCGATCTACTTCGAGACCGAAGGGCCGGAGGGCGCGGTCGAGGTAGCGATGCAGTGGACGACGGGCTACACGGAGACGGTGCTTGCGTTCGCCAACAACATCAACACCCACGAGGGCGGTACGCACCTGGAGGGTTTCAAGAACGCGCTTACGCGCACCATCAACGACTACGCGCGCAAGCAGGGCCTGCTGAAAGAGAAGGATGAGAACCTCGCGGGTGAGGACATCCGCGAAGGGTTGACGGCCATCATCTCCGTGAAGCTGCGCGAACCGCAGTTCGAGGGGCAGACGAAGACCAAGCTCGGCAACACCGAGATGCGCTCGTTCGTACAGACCGCGGTGACTCAGGCGCTCACAGACTACCTCGAGGAGCACCCCAAGCCGGCACGGCTGATCGTGACGAAGGCGGCACAGGCCGCCAAGGCGCGCGCTGCGGCCCGAAAGGCCCGCGAGCTCACGCGGCGCAAGGGGCTGCTCGAATCGACGACGCTGCCCGGAAAGCTCGCAGACTGCTCGATCCGGGAAGCCGAGCTCACGGAGATCTTCTTGGTGGAGGGCGACTCGGCGGGCGGGTCTGCCAAGCAGGCACGCGACCGGTCGTTCCAGGCGATCCTGCCGCTCAGAGGCAAGATACTGAACGTCGAGAAGGCCAACATCAACCGCGCGTTGGCTTCAGAGGAGATCCAAGCGCTCATCACGGCGCTCGGCACCGGCGTCGCGGACGACTTCGACATCGAGCAGGCGCGCTACCACAAGGCCATCATCATGACCGACGCCGACGTGGACGGCAGCCACATCCGGTGCCTCATCCTCACGTTCTTCTACCGGTACATGCGCGAGATGATCGAGCGCGGGTACGTCTACATCGCGCAGCCGCCGCTGTACAAGGTCACGATCGGCAAGAAGCACGAGTACGCGTACAACGACAAGCAGCTCCAAGAGATCCTGGCGCGGTTGCCTGAAGGCACGAAGTACACGCTCCAGCGCTACAAGGGTCTCGGCGAGATGAACCCCGAGCAGTTGTGGGAGACCACGATGGATCCGGAGCGCAGGACGCTCCTCAAGGTCACGCTCGACGACGCTCTTGCGGCAGAAGAAGCGTTCGTGGATCTCATGGGCGAGCAGGTCGAGCCGCGCAAGGAGTTCATCCAAAGGCACGCCAAGAACGTCAGGTTCCTGGATGTGTGA
- the gyrA gene encoding DNA gyrase subunit A yields MVRSGSVSDEIPGAGTVLPVDIEEELRTSFLEYSMSVIVARALPDVRDGLKPVHRRILYAMNESGLTPTRPYKKSAWTVGEVIGKYHPHGDQAVYDTMVRMAQDFAMRVPLIDGHGNFGSVDGDSAAAMRYTEARLHRAAMELLRDIEKETVDFGPNYDESLQEPLVLPSRFPHLLVNGSAGIAVGMATNIPPHNLGEVIDATTLLIDNPDATVDDLLAVLPGPDFPTGGIIMGRDGIRQAYETGRGSIKVRGKAHIEQTSTGKMRIIITEIPYGVQKSKLVTKIADLVREKKLPEISDLRDESDRKGMRVVIELKQSAVPQVVLNKLYKHTPLETGMGIIQLALVDGVPRTLTLKEMLHYYIEHQKEVITRRTRYDLRKAEERAHILEGYIIALDNIDEVIAIIKSSEDDAQAKQRLIERFGLSEAQTEAILEMRLRRLTGLERHKIEEELAELREKIAWYKKVLADVRLVLQIIKDELAEIKAKHADPRRTEITGTVEDLDVEDLIAEEDMVVTITKRGYVKRLPVATYRQQRRGGKGISGVNLKDGDFVEHLFISSTHDYVLFFSNKGKVYRMKVHELPLGSRHARGTAVVNLLPFEQDERIAAVITTREFRDDEYLLFATASGLVKKTAMQAYDRSRRDGIIAINLREGDELIAVRRVQKGQRVVMVSAEGKAIVFDESDVRPMGRGTTGVRGMSVKEGDQVLGMEIATEGSDLFVVTERGYGKRTPLAEYPVQKRGGMGVKTIQVTPKKGRLAGMKVVGRDHELMLISEEGVVIRVKVEDISRLGRSTQGVKVMNVGETDRVSAIARVRTQAKRKPVPEGQQSLLVEGPAAPAADDREAEAEELVGEEFDEEE; encoded by the coding sequence ATGGTGAGGAGCGGAAGCGTGTCTGACGAGATTCCGGGCGCCGGGACCGTACTTCCCGTCGACATCGAAGAAGAGCTGAGGACGTCGTTCCTCGAGTACTCGATGAGCGTCATCGTGGCGCGCGCTCTTCCCGACGTGCGCGACGGGCTGAAGCCGGTGCACCGGCGGATCCTGTACGCGATGAACGAGTCGGGGCTCACACCCACGCGGCCGTACAAGAAGAGCGCGTGGACCGTCGGCGAGGTCATCGGCAAGTACCATCCGCACGGCGACCAGGCCGTGTACGACACGATGGTGCGCATGGCGCAGGACTTCGCGATGCGCGTCCCGCTCATCGACGGACACGGGAACTTCGGGTCGGTGGACGGTGACAGCGCTGCGGCGATGCGGTACACCGAGGCGCGGCTGCACCGGGCAGCGATGGAGCTCCTGCGCGACATCGAGAAGGAGACGGTCGACTTCGGCCCCAACTACGACGAGTCGCTGCAAGAGCCGCTCGTGCTCCCGAGCCGCTTCCCGCACCTGCTCGTCAACGGCAGCGCCGGCATCGCGGTGGGCATGGCCACCAACATCCCGCCGCACAACCTCGGCGAGGTCATCGACGCGACGACGCTGCTCATCGACAACCCTGACGCGACGGTCGACGACCTGCTCGCGGTGCTGCCCGGCCCCGACTTCCCGACCGGCGGCATCATCATGGGCCGCGACGGCATCCGCCAGGCGTACGAGACGGGTCGGGGCAGCATCAAGGTCCGGGGCAAGGCGCACATCGAGCAGACCTCGACCGGAAAGATGCGGATCATCATCACGGAGATCCCGTACGGCGTGCAGAAGAGCAAGCTCGTCACCAAGATCGCCGACCTGGTGCGCGAGAAGAAGCTGCCGGAAATCTCAGACCTGCGCGACGAGTCCGACCGCAAAGGCATGCGGGTCGTCATCGAGCTCAAGCAGTCGGCCGTGCCGCAGGTGGTGCTCAACAAGCTCTATAAGCACACGCCGCTCGAGACGGGGATGGGCATCATCCAGCTCGCGCTCGTTGACGGCGTGCCGCGCACGCTCACTCTCAAAGAGATGCTCCACTACTACATCGAGCATCAGAAGGAGGTCATCACCCGCAGGACCAGGTACGACCTGCGCAAGGCCGAAGAGCGGGCGCACATCCTCGAGGGCTACATCATCGCGCTCGACAACATCGACGAGGTCATCGCGATCATCAAGTCGAGCGAAGACGACGCGCAGGCCAAGCAGCGCCTGATCGAGCGGTTCGGGCTTTCCGAGGCGCAGACCGAGGCCATCCTCGAGATGCGCCTGCGCCGCCTCACCGGCCTGGAGCGCCACAAGATCGAAGAGGAGCTGGCCGAGCTCCGCGAGAAGATCGCGTGGTACAAGAAGGTGCTCGCGGACGTGCGCCTCGTGCTGCAGATCATCAAAGACGAGCTCGCCGAGATCAAGGCGAAGCATGCCGATCCTCGGCGCACCGAGATCACCGGCACCGTCGAAGACCTCGACGTCGAGGACCTCATCGCCGAAGAGGACATGGTGGTCACCATCACGAAGCGCGGCTACGTGAAGCGCCTGCCGGTGGCGACCTACCGCCAGCAGCGTCGCGGCGGCAAGGGCATCAGCGGCGTGAACCTGAAAGACGGCGACTTCGTCGAGCACCTCTTCATCAGCTCGACGCACGATTACGTGCTGTTCTTCTCGAACAAGGGCAAGGTCTACCGGATGAAGGTGCACGAGCTTCCGCTCGGCTCGCGGCACGCCCGTGGCACCGCCGTGGTGAACCTGCTGCCGTTCGAGCAAGACGAGCGCATCGCGGCCGTCATCACGACGCGCGAGTTCCGCGACGACGAGTACCTGCTGTTCGCCACCGCGAGCGGGCTCGTGAAGAAGACCGCCATGCAGGCCTACGACCGCTCGCGCCGCGACGGCATCATCGCCATCAACCTCCGCGAGGGCGACGAGCTCATCGCGGTCCGCCGCGTGCAGAAGGGCCAGCGAGTGGTGATGGTCTCCGCTGAGGGCAAGGCCATCGTCTTCGACGAGTCCGACGTCCGCCCGATGGGCCGGGGCACGACCGGCGTGCGCGGGATGTCGGTGAAAGAGGGCGATCAGGTGCTCGGCATGGAGATCGCCACCGAGGGCAGCGACCTGTTCGTCGTGACGGAGCGCGGCTACGGGAAGCGGACGCCGCTTGCAGAGTACCCGGTGCAGAAGCGCGGCGGCATGGGCGTGAAGACCATCCAGGTGACACCGAAGAAGGGCCGGTTGGCCGGCATGAAGGTCGTCGGCCGCGACCACGAGCTCATGCTCATCTCCGAAGAAGGCGTCGTCATCCGCGTGAAGGTCGAGGACATCAGCCGCCTCGGGCGGTCCACGCAAGGCGTGAAGGTCATGAACGTGGGCGAGACGGACCGCGTGTCGGCCATCGCGCGGGTGCGCACGCAGGCGAAGCGCAAGCCAGTTCCCGAAGGCCAGCAGTCGCTTCTGGTGGAGGGCCCTGCTGCGCCGGCCGCAGACGACCGTGAGGCCGAGGCCGAGGAGCTCGTGGGCGAAGAATTCGATGAAGAGGAGTGA
- a CDS encoding HAD family hydrolase, translating into MKRSDAGAPDGPLQAVLFDFDGTLADSIPHIRASFQHAVREVLGEEIPDEVLLRNVGMPLAQQMRILTDDEEVAERLLHAYRAYNHATHDEMVRAFPGAHEALAAIRSTGARLGLVTSKSRPIAERGIQLLGMRDAFDVVVTADDVAAHKPDPTPVLHALAGLGVDASDAAYVGDSSADVASAKAAGVLAVAVTWGVAPRERLMEAEPDLIVDSLDELLAALGFEAVACESDGTDG; encoded by the coding sequence ATGAAGAGGAGTGACGCTGGCGCCCCGGACGGCCCGCTTCAGGCGGTCCTGTTCGACTTCGACGGGACGCTCGCCGACAGCATCCCGCACATCCGCGCGTCGTTCCAGCACGCCGTACGCGAGGTGCTCGGCGAGGAGATCCCCGACGAGGTGCTGCTGCGCAACGTCGGGATGCCGCTCGCGCAGCAGATGCGGATCTTGACAGACGACGAGGAGGTCGCCGAGCGCCTGCTCCACGCCTACCGCGCGTACAACCACGCGACGCACGACGAGATGGTGCGCGCGTTCCCTGGCGCGCACGAAGCGCTAGCGGCCATCCGGTCGACAGGGGCGCGGCTCGGGCTCGTCACCTCGAAGAGCAGGCCGATCGCAGAGCGCGGCATCCAGCTTCTCGGCATGCGCGACGCGTTCGACGTGGTGGTGACAGCGGACGACGTGGCGGCTCACAAGCCGGACCCGACGCCGGTCCTCCACGCGCTCGCCGGGCTCGGGGTGGACGCTTCGGATGCTGCCTACGTCGGCGACAGCTCCGCAGACGTCGCCTCAGCCAAGGCGGCCGGAGTGCTCGCCGTGGCCGTTACCTGGGGAGTCGCGCCGCGCGAGCGCCTGATGGAAGCGGAGCCGGACCTCATCGTGGACTCGCTGGACGAGCTCCTTGCTGCGCTCGGGTTCGAAGCGGTCGCCTGCGAGAGCGACGGTACGGACGGGTAG
- a CDS encoding efflux RND transporter periplasmic adaptor subunit: MSKNKALVGAAAVVLVAAGVTWAVVGRGAGAVEVSVEKAARGPLEVTVSAAGSVAPGTKADIFPPAAGTLASIEVSEGQQVKAGDVIAVMDTRPLELQVAQAQAAYDAALAQADAVGQQQPSSADEKAASAAVTAAWSAYQAAAKQYELVSSGGVSDPAALQQAQTAVTLAQAAYDAAAAAYDAYKASVYDPAPEPKDPTIVEALEALESAKQQAADALAAAQANLAALTSAGANPTAVASAKAARDQAWAAYQAALAQQEKLARADTRKARSSAAAGVEAARQALEYAAGVLERATLRAPIDGTVLFNSATAALPASALGGSGGGAAGGEPVVGSAVSPASAPFTVVALDDLTFEAQVDEADVVNVKPGMKATVVLDSLPGRSFATTVERIGTASVVTPTGGTAFPVVFRLANAKETVLLGMNGTAEIVVESLQDVLSVPIEAVLDDAGTSYVYTVRDGKAKRVEVTTGRMTETRAEIVSGLTAGDEVIVGGLSSVKDGAAVKVK; this comes from the coding sequence ATGTCGAAGAACAAGGCGCTCGTCGGTGCCGCGGCCGTGGTGCTCGTCGCGGCAGGCGTGACTTGGGCCGTCGTCGGCCGTGGCGCGGGGGCCGTAGAGGTTTCTGTCGAGAAGGCCGCGCGAGGGCCGCTCGAGGTGACGGTGAGCGCAGCCGGTTCGGTCGCGCCTGGCACGAAGGCCGACATCTTCCCGCCGGCCGCGGGGACGCTCGCCTCCATCGAAGTCTCCGAAGGCCAGCAGGTGAAGGCCGGCGACGTCATCGCGGTGATGGACACGCGCCCGCTCGAGCTCCAGGTCGCCCAGGCGCAGGCGGCATACGACGCCGCGCTCGCGCAGGCCGACGCGGTCGGCCAGCAGCAGCCCTCATCGGCCGACGAGAAGGCGGCGTCGGCGGCCGTCACCGCAGCGTGGTCGGCCTATCAGGCGGCAGCGAAGCAGTACGAGCTCGTGAGCTCTGGCGGCGTGAGCGACCCGGCGGCGCTCCAGCAGGCGCAGACCGCGGTCACGCTCGCGCAGGCCGCCTACGACGCAGCCGCAGCAGCCTACGACGCCTACAAGGCGAGCGTGTACGATCCGGCCCCCGAGCCGAAGGACCCGACGATCGTCGAGGCCCTCGAAGCGCTCGAGTCCGCGAAGCAGCAGGCGGCCGACGCGCTGGCGGCAGCGCAGGCCAACCTCGCGGCGCTGACGTCCGCTGGCGCGAACCCGACGGCCGTGGCGAGCGCCAAAGCGGCACGCGACCAGGCGTGGGCGGCATACCAGGCGGCGCTCGCGCAGCAGGAGAAGCTCGCCAGGGCCGACACGAGAAAGGCCCGCTCTTCTGCGGCGGCCGGGGTGGAGGCGGCCCGGCAGGCGCTGGAGTACGCCGCTGGCGTGCTCGAGCGGGCGACGCTTCGCGCACCCATCGACGGGACCGTGCTCTTCAACAGCGCGACGGCCGCACTGCCCGCAAGCGCGCTCGGTGGTTCGGGCGGGGGCGCGGCGGGAGGCGAACCGGTCGTCGGCAGCGCCGTGTCGCCGGCGTCGGCGCCGTTCACCGTGGTCGCCTTGGACGACCTGACGTTCGAGGCGCAGGTAGACGAGGCTGATGTCGTCAACGTGAAGCCGGGCATGAAGGCGACAGTCGTGCTCGATTCGCTGCCTGGCCGTTCGTTCGCCACCACGGTCGAACGCATCGGCACGGCGTCGGTTGTGACACCGACGGGCGGAACGGCCTTCCCCGTGGTCTTCCGACTGGCGAACGCGAAGGAGACGGTGCTGCTCGGCATGAACGGCACCGCCGAGATCGTCGTCGAGTCGCTGCAGGACGTCTTGAGCGTGCCCATCGAAGCGGTGCTCGACGACGCTGGGACGAGCTACGTGTACACGGTCCGGGACGGCAAGGCGAAGCGCGTCGAGGTCACGACCGGGCGCATGACCGAGACGCGGGCGGAGATCGTCTCGGGCCTCACGGCCGGCGACGAGGTCATCGTCGGCGGGCTGTCCTCCGTCAAAGACGGCGCCGCCGTCAAGGTGAAGTGA
- a CDS encoding ABC transporter ATP-binding protein, whose protein sequence is MSAPAAAREVVLETVGVSKSYPLEGVVVNALCGVDLRIHRGEMVSIMGPSGSGKSTLMHIVGLLDTPTSGQVLLEGEDVSRMSPNQLAALRNKHIGFVFQAFNLLPRTTAQANVELPLVYGGVSGAERAKRSLEALERVGLGNRIGHFPSQLSGGQQQRVAIARALVNRPSIVLADEPTGNLDSRSGVEVMAMLQDLNKQGITVVVVTHDDRIARHAERIVHILDGRVRSEEIVAERVLAAEELRAMPPEEVAG, encoded by the coding sequence GTGAGCGCTCCAGCAGCGGCGCGCGAGGTCGTGCTCGAGACGGTCGGCGTCTCGAAGTCCTACCCGCTGGAAGGCGTCGTCGTGAACGCCTTGTGCGGTGTGGACCTGCGCATCCATCGTGGCGAGATGGTGTCGATCATGGGGCCGTCCGGCTCGGGCAAGTCGACGCTCATGCACATCGTGGGGTTGCTCGACACGCCGACGAGCGGCCAGGTGCTGCTCGAGGGCGAAGACGTCTCGCGCATGTCGCCGAACCAGCTCGCAGCGCTGCGCAACAAGCACATCGGCTTCGTGTTCCAGGCCTTCAACCTCCTTCCTCGCACCACCGCCCAGGCCAATGTCGAGCTGCCGCTCGTGTACGGTGGCGTGAGCGGCGCCGAGCGCGCGAAGCGGTCGCTCGAGGCGCTCGAACGGGTGGGGCTTGGCAACCGCATCGGCCACTTCCCGAGCCAGCTCTCGGGCGGCCAGCAGCAGCGCGTGGCGATCGCGCGGGCGCTCGTGAACCGCCCGAGCATCGTCCTTGCCGACGAGCCGACGGGCAACCTCGACTCGCGCTCGGGCGTGGAGGTCATGGCGATGCTGCAGGACCTGAACAAGCAAGGCATCACGGTCGTCGTCGTCACCCACGACGATCGCATCGCGCGGCACGCTGAGCGGATCGTCCACATCCTCGACGGCCGCGTCCGAAGCGAGGAGATCGTGGCCGAGCGCGTGCTCGCCGCCGAGGAGCTGCGCGCGATGCCTCCTGAGGAGGTGGCGGGGTGA
- a CDS encoding ABC transporter permease yields MNFPEAFRIAMRALAANKARSALTMLGVIIGVAAVILLVAIGTGVQGEITGQIEGLGSNLLFIVPGQYSGGMGGDQAPPARRLTLEDADLIARKVEGLSAVVPVLQGGATIKAGNRSMRVVVAAGNEQGTEVFASTLAGGRHYRRSEVQVAARVCALGSRVAETLFPGKDPVGQRVSINGQRFTVIGHYESLGGGLSGDQDSQVYIPVTTAQRLFGVNFINTIVVKAATAEDVERVKAEIRRVLTPRYGEEFTVFTQEQTLGLLSDLLGTLTYMLAGIAAISLLVGGIGIMNIMLVSVTERTREIGIRKAVGARTYDILSQFVIEAVALSVLGGTIGIALGWSGAVAMARFTPVPTDVTPWAVALAFFFSAGVGVFFGVYPAWKASRLDPIVALRYE; encoded by the coding sequence GTGAACTTCCCAGAGGCGTTCCGCATCGCGATGCGAGCGCTCGCGGCCAACAAGGCGCGAAGCGCGCTCACGATGCTCGGCGTCATCATCGGCGTCGCCGCAGTGATCCTGCTGGTGGCCATCGGAACGGGCGTGCAAGGCGAGATAACCGGGCAGATCGAGGGCCTCGGCTCGAACTTGCTGTTCATCGTGCCCGGTCAGTACAGCGGCGGCATGGGCGGAGACCAGGCGCCGCCGGCCCGGCGGCTCACGTTGGAGGACGCGGACCTCATCGCGCGCAAGGTCGAGGGACTCTCGGCCGTGGTGCCCGTGCTGCAGGGCGGGGCGACCATCAAGGCCGGCAACCGCTCGATGCGTGTCGTCGTGGCCGCGGGCAACGAGCAGGGCACCGAGGTGTTCGCTTCGACGCTCGCCGGCGGCCGCCACTATCGCCGCAGCGAGGTGCAAGTAGCGGCCCGCGTGTGCGCTCTCGGGTCGCGAGTGGCCGAGACGCTCTTCCCGGGCAAAGACCCGGTGGGGCAGCGGGTGAGCATCAACGGGCAGCGCTTCACGGTCATCGGACACTACGAGTCGCTCGGCGGAGGCCTGTCGGGCGATCAAGACAGCCAGGTATACATTCCGGTCACCACAGCACAGCGCCTGTTCGGCGTGAACTTCATCAACACCATCGTCGTGAAGGCGGCGACCGCCGAGGACGTGGAGCGGGTGAAAGCGGAGATCCGCCGGGTGCTCACGCCCCGCTACGGCGAGGAGTTCACTGTCTTCACCCAGGAGCAGACGCTCGGGCTGCTTTCCGACCTGCTGGGGACGCTGACCTACATGCTCGCGGGCATCGCGGCAATCTCGCTTCTTGTCGGCGGCATCGGCATCATGAACATCATGCTCGTGAGCGTCACCGAGCGCACGCGCGAGATCGGCATCCGCAAGGCCGTCGGCGCGAGGACCTACGACATCCTGTCGCAGTTCGTCATCGAAGCGGTGGCGCTGTCGGTGCTCGGCGGCACGATCGGCATCGCGCTCGGGTGGAGCGGCGCGGTTGCGATGGCGCGGTTCACGCCTGTTCCGACCGACGTCACGCCGTGGGCCGTGGCGCTGGCGTTCTTCTTCTCCGCGGGCGTCGGGGTGTTCTTCGGCGTCTATCCGGCCTGGAAGGCGAGCCGCCTCGACCCGATCGTGGCGCTGAGGTACGAGTGA
- a CDS encoding bifunctional nuclease family protein, which produces MIEVRIASLNADAATGQPIVLLKPLEDELLGFDGRLLPIWIGHPEATAILLALEGEEFPRPLTHDLLKSVIDAFGARVMRVAVTRLEAGTYYAEIVLATDEGEVVVDARPSDSIALAVRCGCPIYVAEDVFLEAAVHIETEDDVEEELRRFREFLDHVDPSDFTS; this is translated from the coding sequence ATGATCGAGGTCCGCATAGCCAGCCTGAACGCCGACGCCGCCACGGGGCAGCCGATCGTGCTGCTCAAGCCGCTCGAAGACGAGCTGCTGGGTTTCGATGGCCGGCTGCTTCCCATCTGGATCGGCCACCCTGAGGCCACCGCGATCCTGCTCGCGCTCGAAGGCGAGGAGTTCCCGCGGCCGCTCACGCACGACCTGCTCAAGAGCGTGATCGACGCATTCGGCGCGCGCGTCATGCGCGTCGCGGTGACGCGGCTCGAGGCCGGCACATACTACGCCGAGATCGTGCTCGCGACCGACGAGGGCGAAGTCGTTGTCGACGCACGGCCCTCGGACAGCATCGCGCTTGCGGTCCGGTGCGGCTGCCCCATCTACGTCGCTGAGGACGTGTTCTTGGAAGCAGCGGTCCACATCGAGACGGAAGACGACGTCGAGGAGGAGCTCAGGCGCTTCCGCGAGTTCCTCGACCACGTCGACCCGAGCGATTTCACCTCGTAA
- a CDS encoding secondary thiamine-phosphate synthase enzyme YjbQ, translated as MDTVLVRTTRREELVNVTEHVEVAVARSGIREGVAVVWVPHTTAGVTVNEGADPSVARDLLAALARLAPLSSAWEHREGNSDAHVKATLVGSSVAIPVHDGALALGTWQAVFFCEFDGPRQRRMAISVLAG; from the coding sequence GTGGACACCGTGCTGGTACGCACGACCAGGCGCGAAGAGCTCGTGAACGTCACCGAGCACGTGGAGGTGGCAGTCGCCCGGAGCGGGATCCGCGAAGGCGTCGCCGTCGTCTGGGTGCCGCACACCACCGCCGGCGTGACGGTGAACGAGGGAGCCGACCCGTCCGTTGCTCGCGACCTGCTTGCTGCTCTGGCGCGGCTGGCACCGCTCTCGTCGGCGTGGGAGCACCGCGAGGGGAACAGCGACGCGCACGTCAAAGCGACGCTCGTCGGATCGAGCGTGGCGATCCCCGTACACGACGGAGCGCTTGCGCTCGGGACGTGGCAGGCGGTGTTCTTCTGCGAGTTCGACGGGCCGAGACAGCGGCGGATGGCGATCTCGGTGCTCGCGGGATGA
- a CDS encoding baeRF7 domain-containing protein, translating to MDVLSSETVRELASAHGGIRVSLYMPTKRFSPDAVFENATRLKNLLKEARAELIARAVRPASADEMLKDVHALADDRQFWLGARDGLALFIDGGTRAFRLPVAFEESVYVGERFRVRPLLAAPRADQRFYVLSLSLKRPRLLLGGPDGLRELTVEEMPEGLQDALRWDDFEKRSLQFHTRTAAAPGGRRPAVFHGSGEPDPKEEIARYFRGIDRVLVEHLDERTPVVLAAVDYLVPLYREVSGLKTLASEAVTGSPDEMADTELHARALAIAERVFDREKRAALERVVEQWTSPKVVTDPLQLLEAASEHRVDTLFVATDAELWGAWRNGGPVPEVHPVQQPGDEDLLDVASVLTLRSNGAVHVLAADEMPHQEPAIAILRY from the coding sequence ATGGACGTCTTGTCGTCAGAGACCGTGCGAGAGCTCGCTTCTGCACATGGCGGGATCCGCGTGTCGCTGTACATGCCCACTAAGCGCTTCTCCCCCGACGCGGTTTTCGAGAACGCCACGCGCCTCAAGAACCTGCTCAAGGAAGCACGCGCCGAGCTCATCGCCCGCGCGGTGCGCCCCGCTTCTGCAGACGAGATGCTCAAAGACGTTCATGCGCTGGCAGACGACCGGCAGTTCTGGCTCGGCGCTCGCGATGGGCTCGCCCTGTTCATCGACGGCGGCACCCGCGCGTTCAGGCTTCCCGTGGCGTTCGAGGAGTCGGTGTACGTCGGGGAGCGGTTCCGCGTCCGTCCCCTTCTTGCCGCGCCTCGAGCAGACCAGCGCTTCTACGTCCTGTCGTTGTCGCTGAAGCGCCCGCGCCTGCTGCTCGGTGGGCCGGACGGGCTGCGCGAACTCACGGTCGAGGAGATGCCTGAGGGCCTCCAAGACGCGCTCCGGTGGGACGACTTCGAGAAACGCTCGCTGCAGTTCCATACGCGCACCGCAGCGGCGCCGGGCGGACGGCGGCCTGCGGTGTTCCACGGCTCCGGCGAACCGGACCCGAAAGAAGAGATCGCGCGCTACTTCCGCGGCATCGACCGCGTGCTCGTCGAGCACCTCGACGAACGCACGCCTGTTGTGCTTGCTGCGGTGGACTACCTCGTACCTCTCTACCGCGAGGTGAGCGGCCTGAAGACGCTTGCCTCTGAGGCCGTGACTGGCAGCCCGGACGAGATGGCGGACACCGAGCTTCACGCTCGAGCGCTCGCCATAGCCGAGCGGGTGTTCGACCGGGAGAAGCGTGCCGCGCTGGAGCGCGTCGTCGAACAGTGGACGTCTCCGAAGGTGGTGACCGACCCGCTCCAGCTTCTCGAGGCCGCATCCGAGCACCGGGTGGACACGCTCTTCGTGGCGACCGACGCCGAGCTCTGGGGCGCCTGGCGCAACGGCGGGCCCGTGCCTGAGGTCCATCCCGTGCAGCAGCCAGGCGACGAGGACTTGCTCGACGTCGCAAGCGTGCTTACGCTGCGGAGCAACGGTGCGGTGCACGTCCTTGCGGCCGATGAGATGCCGCACCAGGAGCCTGCCATCGCGATCCTGCGCTACTGA